In Agromyces sp. G08B096, a genomic segment contains:
- a CDS encoding SRPBCC family protein: protein MSTTVTADIVVDVPVSVAYDQWTQFESFPHFMHGVEEVRQEGDTMTHWVVSIGGVRREFDAEITDQVADDHVAWRSIDEITHRGRVAFRPEGPERTRVDLELEWEPESLTEKAGAALQLDDLQVRRDLDRFKEFIEDRGGATGAWRGEVHGGVETRGDETGGTSRVTGAVPPTSDGALGQDPDLRA from the coding sequence ATGAGCACCACCGTGACCGCGGACATCGTCGTCGACGTGCCCGTGTCCGTCGCCTACGACCAGTGGACGCAGTTCGAGTCGTTCCCGCACTTCATGCACGGCGTCGAGGAGGTGCGCCAGGAGGGCGACACCATGACGCACTGGGTCGTCTCGATCGGCGGAGTCCGCCGCGAGTTCGACGCGGAGATCACCGACCAGGTGGCCGACGATCACGTCGCCTGGCGCAGCATCGACGAGATCACCCATCGCGGCCGCGTCGCGTTCCGCCCCGAAGGGCCCGAGCGCACCCGCGTCGACCTCGAGCTCGAATGGGAGCCCGAGAGCCTGACGGAGAAGGCGGGCGCCGCCCTGCAGCTCGACGACCTCCAGGTGCGCCGCGACCTCGACCGCTTCAAGGAGTTCATCGAGGACCGCGGCGGTGCGACCGGCGCCTGGCGCGGCGAGGTCCACGGCGGAGTCGAGACGCGCGGCGACGAGACGGGCGGAACGAGCCGGGTGACTGGTGCGGTGCCGCCGACGAGCGACGGCGCGCTCGGCCAGGACCCCGACCTGCGGGCGTAG
- a CDS encoding SDR family oxidoreductase: protein MHDDHLVDPTTKHTTDRFPRQEQTPPGRTEDMHPLPDHGEQSYHGSGRLTGRRALITGGDSGIGRAVAIAFAREGADVAIAYLPEEQEDAEETGRWIEDAGRVPLLMPGDLQDEAFCQSLVERTESALGGLDLLVLNAAHQRNRGGIDEIPTDDFEKVMRVNLFAPVFLTRAAVPRLSAGSSIITTTSIQGFDPSSALVDYAMTKAALVAFTKALAEELGPRGIRVNAVAPGPIWTPLIPATGWPDKVPEFGQNTPLGRAGQPAELAGAYVYLASEEASYVSGAILPVTGGKPL from the coding sequence ATGCACGACGACCACCTCGTCGACCCGACGACGAAGCACACCACCGACCGGTTCCCGCGCCAGGAGCAGACGCCGCCGGGGCGCACCGAGGACATGCACCCGCTGCCCGACCACGGCGAGCAGAGCTACCACGGCAGCGGCCGGCTCACGGGGCGCCGGGCCCTCATCACCGGCGGCGACTCGGGTATCGGCCGTGCCGTCGCGATCGCGTTCGCGCGGGAGGGCGCCGACGTCGCCATCGCGTACCTGCCGGAGGAGCAGGAGGACGCGGAGGAGACCGGCCGCTGGATCGAGGACGCGGGGCGGGTACCGCTGCTGATGCCCGGCGACCTGCAGGACGAGGCCTTCTGCCAATCGCTCGTGGAGCGCACCGAATCGGCGCTCGGCGGCCTCGACCTCCTCGTGCTGAACGCTGCGCACCAGCGCAACCGCGGCGGCATCGACGAGATCCCGACCGACGACTTCGAGAAGGTCATGCGGGTGAACCTGTTCGCCCCGGTCTTCCTCACCCGCGCCGCCGTGCCTCGCCTCAGCGCGGGCTCGTCGATCATCACGACGACGTCGATCCAGGGCTTCGACCCCTCGTCGGCGCTCGTCGACTACGCGATGACCAAGGCGGCGCTCGTCGCGTTCACGAAGGCGCTCGCCGAAGAGCTCGGGCCGCGAGGCATCCGCGTGAACGCCGTCGCGCCTGGCCCGATCTGGACCCCGCTCATCCCCGCGACCGGGTGGCCCGACAAGGTGCCCGAGTTCGGCCAGAACACCCCGCTCGGCCGTGCAGGCCAGCCCGCGGAACTCGCGGGCGCGTACGTGTACCTCGCCTCGGAGGAGGCATCGTACGTGTCGGGAGCGATCCTGCCGGTCACCGGCGGCAAGCCGCTGTAG
- a CDS encoding Rho termination factor N-terminal domain-containing protein — MPGRRNASLKDPELYEELREDGASKEKAARISNAAANRGRSAVGRKGGKSGDYDDWTVPQLKKRAKELGLHGYSDKRKGELIDALRNH, encoded by the coding sequence ATGCCGGGACGCAGGAACGCGTCGCTGAAGGACCCCGAGCTCTACGAGGAGCTGCGTGAGGACGGCGCATCGAAGGAGAAGGCGGCCCGCATCTCGAACGCGGCCGCGAACCGGGGGCGCAGCGCCGTCGGCCGCAAGGGCGGCAAGAGCGGCGACTACGACGACTGGACGGTGCCGCAGCTGAAGAAGCGCGCGAAGGAACTCGGGCTGCACGGCTACAGCGACAAGCGCAAGGGCGAGCTCATCGACGCCCTGCGCAACCACTGA
- a CDS encoding DNA topoisomerase IB has translation MPRLRRVEPYASPGWRRIRRGSGFAYVHADGSTADRAERARIAELAVPPAWQDVWIADVPNAHILAVGQDAAGRRQYLYHPAWRERQDAAKFQRMTELVRALPGARRLVLRDLSLDELPRDRVLAAAFRTLDLGGIRVGSEEYLATARSRGLTTLLVRNAAVDPTTPAVRLRFRAKGGIAQDLLIPDAPLATFVEQTSERAASARLYAWRDGRRYRALTASDVNDDIRARTGGDFTAKDFRTLRGTLVAATRLAELGPESTARARAAAMREAVVAASQALGNTPTIAKASYIDPRVLRAYESGLVIVRGGDAERALLDLVEQGAQA, from the coding sequence ATGCCCCGCCTCAGGCGTGTCGAGCCGTACGCGTCGCCCGGCTGGCGACGCATCCGCCGCGGGTCGGGGTTCGCGTACGTGCACGCCGACGGGTCGACCGCCGATCGCGCCGAGCGCGCGCGCATCGCCGAGCTCGCCGTGCCGCCAGCCTGGCAGGACGTGTGGATCGCGGATGTCCCGAATGCGCACATCCTCGCCGTCGGGCAGGACGCGGCGGGTCGGCGCCAGTATCTGTACCACCCCGCATGGCGGGAACGGCAGGACGCCGCGAAGTTCCAACGGATGACGGAGCTGGTGCGGGCCCTGCCCGGCGCACGCCGGCTCGTCCTCCGAGACCTCTCCCTCGACGAACTGCCACGCGACCGCGTGCTCGCGGCCGCGTTCCGCACGCTCGACCTGGGCGGCATCCGCGTGGGGTCGGAGGAGTACCTCGCGACCGCCCGCAGCCGCGGCCTCACCACGTTGCTGGTGCGGAACGCGGCGGTCGATCCCACGACCCCGGCGGTGCGGCTGCGCTTCCGGGCGAAGGGCGGGATCGCGCAAGACCTGCTCATCCCCGATGCGCCGCTCGCGACCTTCGTCGAGCAGACCTCTGAGCGCGCGGCATCCGCCCGCCTCTACGCCTGGCGCGACGGGCGTCGCTACCGCGCCCTCACCGCCTCCGACGTGAACGACGACATCCGCGCGCGCACGGGAGGCGACTTCACCGCGAAGGACTTCCGGACGCTCCGTGGCACGCTCGTCGCAGCGACCCGTCTCGCGGAGCTGGGCCCGGAGTCCACCGCGCGCGCCAGGGCCGCCGCGATGCGGGAGGCGGTGGTCGCGGCATCGCAGGCGCTCGGCAATACGCCGACCATCGCGAAGGCCAGCTACATCGACCCGCGGGTGCTCCGGGCGTACGAGTCGGGGCTCGTCATCGTGCGCGGCGGCGACGCCGAACGCGCCCTGCTCGATCTCGTCGAGCAGGGCGCGCAGGCCTAG
- a CDS encoding ATP-dependent DNA ligase has translation MAQAEGERRLVEVDGRRLRLTNLDKVMYPETGTTKGEVIGYYAEIAPVMLPLVAGRPVTRKRWVHGVGTADAPGQVFFEKNLAEHAPEWMRRGVIQHSDGPKDYPIADSRAALVWFAQQAALEVHVPQWRFRPDGSPGNPDRLVFDLDPGEGMGLAECAEVARLVRDIVAGMGLETVPVTSGSKGLHLYAALDGSQTSAQVSEVAHELARALEADHPDLIVSSMKKALRTGRVLIDWSQNNAAKTTIAPYSLRGRLRPTVAAPRTWEELEDPGLRHLEYHEVLDRVAAGTDPAAALGGGAARGGGGGAAAIADGPLSTYLSMRDAAATPEPMPASPWGAPGEGHPRFVIDEHHARRLHFDLRLERDGVLKSWAVPKGVPEGTGTNHLAVQTEDHPLEYLTFEGTIPAGQYGVGSMTVWDTGTYEAEKWRDDEVIFTVSGRPGGPLGTVRLALIRTSGEGEKSQWLLHRMKEQHAGPAGGGRDASAPMSTRARAKRAVAGTAPDASAPTPVPRPMLATLGSVGRLGRGDWALEWKWDGIRVLARTDGDTVTLTSRSGRDETARYPELAGVSRALRADALVDGEIVALDEHGRPDFGRMQPRMNVTGRREIAELAASVPVRLLLFDVLEIAGTPTVDEPYEQRRRRLERLLRPGTDEPVEVPPAAEGTPEEALEESRRRGYEGIVAKRLGSPYRPGTRSDDWVKLKLTSTQEVVIGGYRRGDGRTTERLRSLLIGIPGEGGLEYAGRVGSGFSQAELSRLLETFAPLERDTSPFVEVPKADVPDAVWLEPVLVGEIEFGEWTKQGIARHPRWRGLRPDKTPEEVVREASA, from the coding sequence ATGGCACAGGCCGAGGGGGAGCGCCGACTCGTCGAGGTCGACGGCCGGCGGCTGCGGCTCACGAACCTCGACAAGGTCATGTACCCGGAGACGGGCACGACCAAGGGCGAGGTGATCGGCTACTACGCGGAGATCGCCCCGGTGATGCTGCCGCTGGTGGCCGGGCGGCCGGTGACGAGGAAGCGGTGGGTCCACGGCGTCGGCACAGCGGATGCCCCGGGCCAGGTGTTCTTCGAGAAGAACCTCGCCGAGCACGCGCCCGAGTGGATGAGGCGCGGGGTGATCCAGCACAGTGACGGCCCGAAGGACTATCCGATTGCCGACTCGCGGGCCGCGCTCGTCTGGTTTGCGCAGCAGGCCGCGCTCGAGGTGCACGTGCCGCAGTGGCGCTTCCGGCCAGATGGGTCGCCGGGCAACCCCGACCGGCTGGTGTTCGACCTCGACCCTGGTGAGGGCATGGGGCTCGCCGAGTGCGCGGAGGTCGCCCGCCTCGTCCGCGACATCGTGGCCGGAATGGGGCTCGAGACCGTGCCCGTCACGAGCGGCAGCAAGGGCCTGCACCTGTACGCCGCCCTCGACGGCTCGCAGACCTCGGCGCAGGTGTCGGAGGTCGCGCACGAGCTGGCCCGGGCGCTGGAGGCCGATCACCCCGACCTCATCGTGTCGAGCATGAAGAAGGCGCTGCGCACCGGGCGCGTGCTCATCGACTGGAGTCAGAACAACGCGGCGAAGACGACGATCGCCCCGTACTCGCTGCGCGGCAGGCTGCGGCCGACGGTGGCGGCCCCGCGCACCTGGGAGGAGCTCGAGGACCCCGGGCTGCGGCATCTCGAGTACCACGAGGTGCTCGACCGGGTCGCCGCCGGCACCGACCCGGCTGCGGCGCTCGGTGGGGGTGCCGCGCGCGGCGGGGGCGGCGGGGCCGCCGCGATCGCCGACGGCCCGCTCAGCACGTACCTGTCGATGCGCGACGCGGCCGCGACACCCGAGCCGATGCCGGCCTCGCCGTGGGGTGCGCCGGGGGAGGGGCATCCGCGGTTCGTGATCGACGAGCATCACGCGCGCCGCCTGCATTTCGATCTCCGGCTCGAACGCGACGGGGTGCTGAAGAGCTGGGCGGTTCCGAAGGGCGTGCCCGAGGGCACCGGCACGAACCACCTCGCGGTCCAGACCGAGGATCATCCGCTGGAGTACCTCACGTTCGAGGGCACGATCCCGGCTGGCCAGTACGGCGTCGGCAGCATGACCGTCTGGGACACGGGCACCTACGAGGCCGAGAAGTGGCGCGACGACGAGGTGATCTTCACGGTTTCGGGTCGGCCCGGCGGCCCGCTCGGCACGGTCCGGCTGGCGTTGATCCGCACGTCCGGCGAGGGCGAGAAGTCGCAGTGGCTGCTGCACCGCATGAAGGAGCAGCACGCGGGCCCCGCGGGGGGCGGTCGGGATGCCTCCGCCCCGATGTCAACGCGCGCACGGGCGAAGCGCGCCGTCGCGGGGACCGCCCCGGATGCCTCCGCCCCGACGCCCGTCCCGCGCCCCATGCTCGCCACGCTCGGCTCCGTCGGCCGCCTCGGCCGGGGCGACTGGGCGCTGGAGTGGAAGTGGGACGGCATCCGCGTGCTGGCGCGCACCGACGGCGACACCGTGACCCTCACCAGCCGGAGCGGCCGCGACGAGACGGCCAGGTACCCCGAGCTCGCCGGTGTCTCGCGCGCGCTCCGCGCGGACGCCCTCGTCGACGGCGAGATCGTGGCGCTCGACGAGCACGGGCGGCCGGACTTCGGGCGGATGCAGCCTCGGATGAACGTCACCGGCCGGCGCGAGATCGCCGAGCTCGCGGCATCCGTGCCGGTGCGGCTGCTGCTCTTCGACGTGCTGGAGATCGCGGGCACGCCCACGGTCGACGAGCCGTACGAGCAGCGGCGCCGACGGCTCGAGCGACTGCTGCGCCCGGGCACCGACGAGCCGGTCGAGGTGCCCCCCGCCGCCGAGGGCACCCCCGAGGAGGCGCTCGAGGAGAGCCGCCGCCGCGGCTACGAGGGGATCGTCGCCAAACGCCTCGGTTCGCCGTACCGGCCGGGCACCCGCAGCGACGACTGGGTGAAGCTGAAGCTCACGAGCACGCAGGAGGTCGTCATCGGCGGCTACCGGCGCGGCGACGGGCGGACCACGGAGCGGCTGCGGTCGCTGCTCATCGGCATCCCGGGCGAGGGCGGGCTGGAGTACGCAGGGCGCGTCGGGTCGGGATTCAGCCAGGCCGAGCTCTCCCGACTGCTCGAGACGTTCGCCCCGCTGGAGCGCGACACCTCGCCGTTCGTGGAGGTGCCGAAGGCCGACGTCCCCGACGCCGTCTGGCTCGAGCCCGTGCTCGTCGGCGAGATCGAGTTCGGCGAGTGGACGAAGCAGGGCATCGCGAGGCACCCACGGTGGCGGGGCCTCCGACCCGACAAGACGCCCGAGGAGGTCGTGCGCGAGGCATCCGCCTAG
- a CDS encoding Ku protein, with protein sequence MRAVWKGAVTFGLVNVPVKLYSATEDHDVSLHQVHAEDGGRIRYQRVCEIDGEVVPYQDIDKAYDDGERTVIITDEDLKALPAERSREIEVVEFVPTEQIDPIMFDKSYYLEPDSASSKAYVLLRKTLESTDRTAIVQMALRQKTRLAALRVFGDVLMVQTLLWSDEVRDAKFKSLDEDVRISPKELDLSKQLVESLVADFEPDKYVDEYQAELRTLIKAKLEQGDALDTAATFGEEPEEAEGGEVIDLMEALRQSIAAKRGGGSGGGGRAAAGGGDADDSHADDADDSSGSGRSGGSGGAGGSAKKAAGGGAGKKAPAKKTAAKKPAAKKTATKKAAS encoded by the coding sequence ATGCGAGCCGTCTGGAAAGGGGCGGTCACATTCGGCCTCGTGAATGTGCCCGTCAAGCTGTACAGCGCCACCGAGGATCACGACGTGTCCCTGCACCAGGTGCACGCCGAGGACGGCGGACGGATCCGCTATCAGCGGGTGTGCGAGATCGACGGCGAGGTCGTGCCGTACCAGGACATCGACAAGGCGTACGACGACGGCGAACGCACCGTCATCATCACCGACGAAGACCTGAAGGCGCTGCCCGCCGAACGCAGTCGCGAGATCGAGGTCGTCGAGTTCGTGCCCACCGAGCAGATCGACCCGATCATGTTCGACAAGAGCTACTACCTCGAACCCGACTCCGCCTCGTCGAAGGCGTACGTGCTGCTGCGCAAGACGCTCGAGTCGACCGATCGCACGGCGATCGTCCAGATGGCCCTTCGCCAGAAGACGAGACTCGCCGCACTCCGCGTCTTCGGCGACGTGCTCATGGTGCAGACCCTGCTCTGGAGCGACGAGGTGCGCGACGCGAAGTTCAAGAGCCTCGACGAGGACGTGCGCATCTCGCCGAAGGAACTCGACCTGTCGAAGCAGCTCGTCGAGAGCCTCGTGGCCGACTTCGAGCCCGACAAGTACGTCGACGAGTACCAGGCCGAGTTGCGCACGCTCATCAAGGCGAAGCTCGAGCAGGGCGACGCGCTCGACACCGCGGCCACCTTCGGCGAGGAGCCCGAGGAGGCCGAGGGCGGTGAGGTCATCGACCTCATGGAGGCCCTCCGCCAGTCGATCGCCGCGAAGCGGGGTGGCGGATCCGGCGGCGGCGGGCGTGCGGCAGCCGGCGGCGGCGATGCGGATGACTCGCACGCGGACGACGCGGATGACTCGAGCGGGTCGGGCCGCTCGGGCGGTTCGGGCGGTGCGGGCGGTTCAGCGAAGAAGGCCGCCGGCGGGGGCGCGGGGAAGAAGGCGCCGGCGAAGAAGACCGCGGCCAAGAAGCCCGCCGCGAAGAAGACGGCGACGAAGAAGGCAGCCTCCTAA